The Hevea brasiliensis isolate MT/VB/25A 57/8 chromosome 1, ASM3005281v1, whole genome shotgun sequence genome has a window encoding:
- the LOC110673888 gene encoding uncharacterized protein LOC110673888 — MEMAMIWANVDEEREAIMARFLGGLNKEIADLVELQHYVELEDMVHMAMKIEKQLRRKGMPRYGGHIALQCPNKRAMILRDNRDIEIESGEDSDSMPPLEDDTDVEYAVEGSALVTKRALNMQVKGEDGRKVILAPLTPRQVYEDQVKLRKSIDKENTSEAESKSVEKGEAKSSSEKKRVIESKNKESEKLLNETGKKVSQEFEDIFPKEMPNELPPIKGIEHQIDFVPGVIPNQLAYKSNPEETKEIQRHVEKLVHVREKMSPCVVSVLLVSKKDGSWRMCVDCQAINKITIKYGHFIPRLDDMLDELHGACVFLKINLKSGYYHIRMKVEDEWKTKIWFILVVSYTIPFGLTN; from the exons ATGGAGATGGCTATGATTTGGGCAAATGTTGACGAGGAGAGAGAAGCCATAATGGCTCGATTCCTAGGTGGTTTGAATAAAGAAATAGCTGATTTAGTTGAGTTGCAGCATTATGTGGAGCTAGAGGACATGGTGCATATGGCCATGAAAATTGAAAAGCAGCTCAGGAGGAAAGGGATGCCGAGGTATGGGG GTCATATTGCTTTACAATGCCCTAATAAAAGGGCAATGATCTTAAGAGATAATAGGGATATAGAGATTGAGAGTGGTGAAGATAGTGATTCTATGCCTCCATTAGAAGATGATACTGATGTGGAGTATGCTGTAGAGGGGAGTGCATTAGTCACTAAGAGAGCATTGAATATGCAAGTGAAGGGAGAG GATGGACGAAAAGTGATATTGGCTCCATTGACCCCCAGACAAGTATATGAGGATCAAGTGAAGTTAAGGAAATCAATTGATAAGGAAAACACTAGTGAGGCTGAGAGTAAAAGTGTAGAAAAAGGAGAGGCCAAAAGTTCTAGTGAGAAAAAGAGAGTGATTGAAAGTAAAAATAAAGAGAGTGAAAAGTTATTGAATGAGACTGGAAAGAAAGTGAGTCAG GAGTTTGAAGATATCTTTCCTAAAGAGATGCCTAATGAGTTGCCACCTATTAAAGGGATTGAACATCAGATTGATTTTGTTCCTGGAGTAATTCCTAATCAACTGGCTTACAAAAGTAATCCTGAGGAGACAAAGGAAATTCAGAGGCATGTTGAGAAGTTAGTGcatgtgagagagaaaatgagtccATGTGTAGTTTCAGTGCTATTGGTGTCTAAGAAGGATGGTTCTTGGAGGATGTGTGTTGACTGTCAAGCTATCAATAAGATTACGATAAAGTATGGACATTTCATTCCTAGGCTAGATGACATGTTAGATgaattgcatggtgcttgtgtctttttaaaaattaatttgaaaagtgGATACTACCATATTAGGATGAAAGTAGAAGATGAGTGGAAAACTAAAATATGGTTTATATTAGTGGTTAGTTATACTATACCTTTTGGATTGACTAACTAA